The Burkholderia sp. NRF60-BP8 genomic sequence TCATCCCGTTCCAGGTGATCCTGCTGCCGATGGCGCGCCTGCAGGGGATGCTCGGCCTCGCCAATACGATTCCGGGCCTCGTGTTCGTGCACGTCGTGTACGGGATCGCGTTCACGACGATGTTCTTCCGCAACTTCTACGTGAGCGTGCCGGCCGAACTCGTGAAGGCCGCGCGCATCGACGGCGCGGGTTTCTTCACGATCTTCACGAAGATCCTGCTGCCGGTGTCGCTGCCGATCTTCATGGTGTGCCTGATCTGGCAATTCACGCAGATCTGGAACGACTTCCTGTTCGGGATCGTGTTCTCCGGCGTCGACTCGATGCCGATCACGGTGGCGCTGAACAACCTCGTCAACACGTCGACGGGCGTGAAGGAATACAACGTCGACATGGCCGGCGCGATCATCGCCGCGCTGCCGACGCTGCTCGTCTACATCGTCGCCGGCCGCTACTTCGTGCGCGGGCTGACGGCGGGCGCGGTGAAGGGGTAAGCGCGGCTTTATCCGATACGACGAACCGGCCGCGCAGGACGCGCGGCGCATCGAAACGAACCCGACGCGGCGCCGGAGCGCGCCGCGCGAGACGAGACAGAGGATTCACAGCATGGCAAGCCTTTCCATCCGTGACGTGTACAAGACCTACCCGAACGGGGTGCCGGTCCTGAAGGGTGTCGACATCGAGATCGAGGACGGACAGTTCCTGATCCTGGTCGGCGGGTCGGGCTGCGGGAAGTCGACGCTGCTCAACATGATCGCCGGCCTCGAGACCGTGACGAGCGGCGAGATCTGCATCGACGGCAAGGTCGTCAACGACCTGTCGCCGAAGGATCGCGACATCGCGATGGTGTTCCAGTCGTACGCGCTGTATCCGTCGATGACGGTGCGCGAGAACATCTCGTTCGGGCTGAACATCCGCAAGGTGCCGAAGAGCGAGCAGCAGCAGATCGTCGAGCGCGTGTCGCAGATGCTGCAGATCCAGCATCTGCTCGATCGCAAGCCGGGCCAGTTGTCGGGCGGCCAGCGCCAGCGCGTCGCGATGGGCCGCGCGCTCGCACGCGATCCGTCACTGTTCCTGTTCGACGAGCCGCTGTCGAACCTCGACGCGAAGCTGCGCATCGAGATGCGCGCGGAAATCAAGCTGCTGCACCAGCGCCTCGGCACGACGATCGTCTACGTGACGCACGACCAGATCGAGGCGATGACGCTCGGCGATCGCATCGCGGTGATGAAGGACGGCGTGGTCCAGCAGTTCGGCGCGCCGCAGGAGATCTACGATTCGCCGTCGAACCTGTTCGTCGCGGGCTTCATCGGCGCGCCGCCGATGAACTTCATCAACGGCAAGCTGGTCGAGCAGGGCAGCGGGATCGCGCTCGAGATCGACACGGGCCTCGCGCGCAGCGCGCTGATCCTGCCGTTCGACGCGGCGAAGCTGAAGTCGCACGTCGGCCGCGAGGTGATCCTCGGCCTGCGTCCGGAGCGCATCACCGACGCGCGTAACGCGCACAACGGCGAGGCGTCGAACCTGCAGCCGATCGACGTGCGCGTCGACGTGACCGAGCCGACCGGGCCGGACACGCACGTGTTCGCGCAGGTGAACGGCAAGCGGATCGTGAGCCGCGTGCATCCGGCCGCGAACCCGCAGCCGGGGCAGACGCAGTCGCTGCTGTTCGACGTGTCGAAGGCGGTGCTGTTCGATCCGGCGTCGGAAGAGCGGATCGCGTGACGCGGCGTTCGCGCTGAACGAAGGAGAAGGGGCCGTTTCGAACGGCCCCTTTTTCGTTTCGGCGATGCGGCCGACGCGTCGGCGGAAGCGTCGGTCAGTGCGGCAACCGCACGTCGAACTTGAACGTCGCGAGCCGGGCGACGAGGATGAAGCCGGTCGCGAGCAGCACGCTGTACACCGAGTCGAACTGCAGCCACACGAGCAGCAGGTAGAACCAGCAGCCGACGAACGCGCAGGTCGCGTAGGGCCGCGAATCGCGCAGGATCAGCGGGATGTCGTTGCACAGCACGTCGCGGACGATCCCGCCGACCACGCCGGTAATCACGCCCATCATCACCGCGATGAAGCGCGGCATCTCGGCGTCGAGCGCGATCGCCGTGCCCGAGATGCTGAAGATGCCGAGCCCGATCGCATCGGCGATCAGCAGCAGCCGTTCGGCCGACAGCCGCGACAGCATTCGCAGCACGAACGGCGCGAACAGCGCGAGCACGAAGATCGCGATCACGTAATCGTCGTGCACGACCCAGTAGAACGGCCGGCGCTCGAGCAGGATGTCGCGCAGCGTGCCGCCGCCGAATGCGGTCGCGAGCGCGACGACGAACGTGCCGACCGAGTCGAGGCGGTTCTTGCGCGCCTCGATGAACCCCGAAATCGCGAAGGCCAGCGTGGCGATCGCCTCCAGTACCGCGATCGCGAGCGTCAGCCTAGGATGCGGCACGCGGCCCCCGGTCGGCCGGCGCCGCGTGCGGCTGCAGCAGCACCAGCACCGCGCCCGCGCCGCCGTCGTGGCCGCGGGCCTCGCAGAATGCGATCACTTCTTCCTTCTGTACGAGCCATGCGCGCACCTTGCCCTTCAGCACGGGTTCCTTGCCGATCGAGCCGAGCCCCTTGCCGTGGATCACGCGCAGGCAGCGCAGCCCTTTCTTGCCGGCTTCGCGGATGAATTCGGCGAGCGCGTCGCGCGCTTCGTCGCGCCGCATGCCGTGCAGATCGATCTGCGCCTGCACGATCCATGCGCCGCTCCTCAGCTTGCGCACCACCTCGCGGCTGATGCCGGGGCGGTGGTAGTACAGCGATTCGTCGCTGTCGAGCAGCGTCTCCGGATCGAATTCGTCGGACAGCGTCGCGTTCAGCACGGCTTCCTCGTCGCGCTGCGTCTGTTTCGGCACCGGGTCGGGCGGCATGCGGCCGGACGACGCGCGCGGCGGCGCGTTCAGCGGTCGGATCGCGCCGATTTCGTTGCGGAACAGGTTCGCGTCGGCTTCCGCCTTGCGCTCGGCCTTCGCGGCTTCGATGCGCGCGCGTTCGCGACGATCGGCTTCGCCTTGCAGCGACTTGCGCAATGCGCCGAGGCCCGCGAGACCCTGGCCCCGCAATGCGGCCGCATCGGGCGCGGGCGGCGGCGCCTCGGGCGCCGGGGTCACGGGACGGGCAGCGATCTTCCGCTTCGCGGGATCGCTCGGATGGGGCTGGTTCTTCGCCATGATTCGGTAACGGGGCAGGCGCGTTCGGGCGCGCGGGCACAAAAAAAGCCGCTGCGCGGCGGCAGCGGCTTTCCGGTCGAGCCCGCTTCGCGGCAGCGGACGCCATTGTAGCGTCCGGCGCGGCAGCGCTCGCCTTACTTCTTGTCGTGCAGGCTTTCGAGGTAGCGCTGCGCGTCGAGCGCGGCCATGCAGCCCGTGCCCGCGCTGGTGATCGCCTGGCGGTACACGTTGTCCTGCACGTCGCCCGCGGCGAACACGCCCGGCACGCTCGTCGACGTCGCGTTGCCTTGCAGGCCGCTCTTCGTCAGGATGTAGCCGTCCTTCATCTCCAGCTGGCCCTGGAACAGGTCGGTGTTCGGCTTGTGGCCGATCGCGACGAACACGCCCTGCACGTGCAGGTCTTCCGTCGCGCCGGTCTTCACGTTCTTGATGCGCAGGCCCGTGACGCCCGACTCCTCGCCCGTCACTTCGTCGAGCACGTGATCCCATTTGATGTCGACGACACCTTCCTTTTGCTTCTCCAGCAGGCGGTCGATCAGGATCGGCTCCGCGCGGAACTTGTCGCGGCGATGGATCACCGTGACCTTCTTCGCGATGCCGGTCAGGTAGAGCGCTTCCTCGACGGCCGTGTTGCCGCCGCCGATCACCGCGACTTCCTGGCCGCGATAGAAGAAGCCGTCGCAGGTCGCGCAGGCCGACACGCCCTTGCCCATGAACGCTTCCTCGGACGGCAGGCCGAGATACTGCGCCGACGCGCCGGTCGCGATGATCAGCGAGTCGCACGTGTATTCGCCCGAGTCGCCGATCAGCCGGATCGGCTGCTCGTGCAGCTTCGCGGTGTGGATGTGGTCGAAGACGATTTCGGTGTTGAAACGCTCGGCATGCTCCTGGAAGCGCGCCATCAGTTCCGGGCCTTGCACGCCCTTCGCGTCCGCCGGCCAGTTTTCGACGTCGGTCGTGGTCATCAGCTGACCGCCCTGCGCGATGCCGGTGATCAGCACCGGCGACAGGTTGGCGCGTGCCGCGTAGACGGCGGCCGTGTAGCCGGCGGGGCCGGAACCGAGAATCAGGACTTTGGCGTGTTTGGGCGTGGACATGTGCGAATCCGTAAAAGGCGGCCGCGGCGGGCGGGGTAGGGCTCGCCGGACGGTCTGGGTTGACCGGGATGCCGTCATAGATGGGTATCAGACGCGCATTATAAAGGCCCCGTTGCTGCGCTGCCGAACGAGAGTTTCAATCGCGACGATAGTGTCTCGCGGGCGGCCGGCCGGCGCGGCAAGCAGGTGGGGCGTCAGCGACGACCGGCACCGCCGCATCGGGCGGCGCATTGTCGCAGTCGAGCGCGAGTGACTGCGCGGCTCATGTCGCGCTCGCATGCGCGGTGTCCCGGTATCCGCTCGATGCGTGATCCCGGCCCTCTTATGTAACCGTCATTTACACTTGGCGGCGCGGTGCAGCGTTTACAATAAGCGCGATCGAACGACAGGCGGGCGCACGGCCCGTCCTCTTTATACGGATTCATGGCAAAAGCTCCTTATTCCGCCCAGGCACAGGCGTTGCCGCACCGGATGTCGAAGCTCCTCACGGAGATCCGCTGGATTCTCCAGGTCGCGCTCTGCGCCTTTCTGGTGATGGCCCTGCTGAGCTACAGCCGGCGCGATCCAAGCTGGACGCACGCCGCCCAGGTCGATCACATCTCGAACTGGGCCGGCCGCGTCGGCGCGTGGACGGCCGACATCATCCTGCTGCTGTTCGGCCTGTCGGCTTACTGGTTGATCGTGCCGCTCGGGCGGCGCATCGCCGTCAACTACCGCCGCATCACGCGCCACGACGCGATTCCCGACGAACCGGAGCGGCCGATCGGCTGGCTGACCGAAATCTTTGCGTTCGTGCTGGTCGTGCTCGCCTGCGACGGCATCGAGGCGCTGCGCATGTGGTCGCTGAAGGTGCAGTTGCCGCGTGCGCCGGGCGGCGTCGTCGGCGAGGCCGTCGCGGGTGCGATGTCGCATGCGTTCGGCTTCACGGGCGGCACGCTGTTGCTGCTGATCGCGCTCGCGATCGGCCTGTCGCTGTATTTCCGCTTCTCGTGGCTGTCGGTCGCCGAGCGGGTCGGCGGCGCGATCCTGTCCGCGGTCAACGTCGCGAAGCTGCGCCGCGAGGCCGAGCGCGACCGCAAGCTCGGCGAGGCCGCGGCGGTGCGCCGCGAAGGCAAGGTCGAGGAGGAGCGCGTGCGCATCGAGGATCACGAGCCCGTGACGATCGTGCCGCCGGTCGTCACGCCCGCGAAGTCCGAGCGCGTCGAGCGCGAGCGCCAGGTGCCGCTGTTCACCGACCTGCCGGGCGATTCGACGCTGCCGCCGGTGTCGCTGCTCGATCCCGCGCCGAAGACGCAGGAAGCGATTTCCGCCGATACGCTCGAGTTCACGTCGCGCCTGATCGAGAAGAAGCTGAAGGACTTCGGCGTCGAGGCGAGCGTCGTCGCCGCGTATCCGGGCCCGGTCGTCACGCGCTACGAGATCGAACCGGCCACCGGCGTGAAGGGCAGCCAGATCGTCAACCTCGCGAAGGATCTCGCGCGTTCGCTGTCGCTCGTGTCGATCCGCGTGGTCGAGACGATCCCCGGCAAGAACTACATGGCGCTCGAGCTGCCGAATCAGCGCCGCCAGACGGTGCACCTGTCCGAGATCATCGGCTCCGAGGTGTATGCGGCCGCGGCGTCGGCGCTGACGCTGAGCCTCGGCAAGGACATCGGCGGCAAGCCGGTGTGCGCGGATCTCGCGAAGATGCCGCATCTGCTGGTGGCCGGTACGACCGGTTCGGGCAAGTCGGTCGGGATCAACGCGATGATCCTGTCGCTGCTGTACAAGGCCACCGCCGAGCAGGTGCGCCTGATCCTGATCGATCCGAAGATGCTCGAAATGAGCGTCTACGAAGGCATTCCGCACCTGCTGTGTCCGGTCGTCACCGACATGCGCCAGGCCGGCCATGCGCTGAACTGGACGGTCGCGGAGATGGAGCGCCGCTACAAGCTGATGAGCAAGCTCGGCGTGCGCAACCTCGCCGGCTACAACAACAAGATCGACGACGCGGCGAAGCGCGAGGAGAAGATCCCGAACCCGTTCAGCCTGACGCCGGACGATCCCGAGCCGCTCGGCCGGCTGCCGAACATCGTCGTCGTGATCGACGAGCTGGCCGACCTGATGATGGTCGTCGGCAAGAAGGTCGAGGAGCTGATCGCGCGGATCGCGCAGAAGGCGCGTGCGGCCGGCATCCACCTGATCCTCGCGACGCAGCGGCCGTCGGTCGACGTGATCACCGGCCTGATCAAGGCAAACGTGCCGACGCGGATCGCGTTCCAGGTGTCGTCGAAGATCGACTCGCGCACGATTCTCGACCAGATGGGCGCCGAATCGCTGCTCGGGATGGGCGACATGCTGTACCTGCCGCCCGGTACCGGGCTGCCCGTGCGCGTGCACGGCGCGTTCGTCGCCGACGACGAAGTGCACCGCGTCGTCGAGAAGCTCAAGGAGCAGGGCGAGCCGAACTACGTCGAGGGTCTGCTCGAAGGCGGCACCGCCGACGGCGACGAGGGCTCGGCCGGCGCGGGAACCGGCGAAGGCGGCGGCGAGTCTGATCCGCTGTACGACCAGGCGGTCGAGATCGTCATCAAGAACCGCCGCGCGTCGATCTCGCTCGTGCAGCGTCATCTGCGGATCGGCTACAACCGCGCGGCGCGGTTGCTCGAGCAGATGGAACAGTCGGGGCTCGTGTCGGCGATGTCGTCGAGCGGCAACCGCGAAATTCTTGTGCCGGCGCGCGATGCGGAATGAGTCCGCGGCGCCGGCCACCCAGGGAGAAAACCGCAATATGCAGCAACATTCGTTCGCCATGTCTCTTCGTTCGACGCGGCGCTGGCTCGGTGCGGCGCTCGCCGGCGCCTCGCTGATGCTCGCGGCGACGCACGCGTTCGCGGGCGGCACCGAGCAACTGAAGGCCTTCGTGTCGCAGGTGCGTTCCGCCAAGGGCGATTTCACGCAGCAGATCGTCAAGGCGCCGGCCAAGGGCGCGAGCGCCGCGCAGGCCGCGCCGAAGCCCACCGACAATTCGAGCGGCACGTTCGTGTTCTCGCGTCCGGGCAAATTCATCTGGACGTATCAGAAGCCGTACCAGCAGGTGCTGCAGGCCGACGGCGACAAGCTGTACGTGTACGACCGCGACCTGAACCAGGTCACCGAGCGCAAGCTGAACGGCGCGCTCGGCGCGAGCCCGGCCGCGATCCTGTTCGGCAGCAACGATCTCGACAAGAACTACACGCTGCGCGATGCCGGCGAGAAGGGCGGCATCGAGTGGCTCGAGATGCTGCCGAAGGCGCAGGACACGCAGTTCCAGCGGATCGGCATCGGCTTCCGCAACGGCACGCTCGCCGCGATGGAGCTGCACGACGTGTTCGGCAACGTCACGCTGCTGACGTTCACGAACATCCAGACGAACCCGCCGCTGAAGGGCGATACGTTCAAGTTCGTCGTGCCGAAGGGCGCGGACGTGATCAACGGCTGACGTTCGTTGCGTCGTTTTCCCGACACGGGCCTGCCGGCGACGGCAGGCCCGTGTTGTTTTCAGGCGCGGTTACCGGGCGCGGCGCATGGCGTCCGTACTCGGTGCGGGTACGGAGTACCGGGGCCAGGCGCCATCACTGCCCACCACGCGCGGCGGCATGGTCGCGCGGCTGTCATAATGTCAGGTCCGGCGGCCGGTTCGGCCGCCATCGTTTGATCTGGAGCGAGGGTTCATGTCCGACCTGTTTCAAGTCGAGCCGCGCCGGCCGCTCGCCGAGGCGCTGCGGCCGAAAACGCTCGCCGAGGTGATCGGCCAGACGCATTTGCTGGGCGAAGGCAAGCCGCTGCGGCTCGCGTTCGAATCGGGCAAGCCGCATTCGATGATCCTGTGGGGGCCGCCCGGCGTCGGCAAGACGACGCTCGCGCGGCTCACCGCGCTCGCGTTCGACTGCGAGTTCATCGCGCTGTCCGCGGTGCTCGGCGGCGTGAAGGACATCCGCGAGTCGATGGAGCAGGCGAAGGACACGCTGAACCGCACCGGGCGCCACACGATCCTGTTCGTCGACGAGATCCACCGTTTCAACAAGGGGCAGCAGGATGCGCTGCTGCCGTTCGTCGAGTCGGGCCTCGTGACCTTCATCGGCGCGACGACCGAAAACCCAAGTTTCGAGGTGAATTCGGCGTTGCTGTCGCGTGCGCAGGTGTACGTGCTGAAGTCGCTGAACGACGACGAGATGCGCCAGTTGCTGAAGCGGGCGCAAGACATCGCGCTCGACGGCCTCGCGTTCGACGACAAGGCGATCGATACGCTGGTCGGCTACGCGGACGGCGACGCGCGCCGCTTCCTGAACCTGCTCGAACAGGCGCAGACGGCGGCGGCGTCGGCCGGGGTGGCGACGATCGATGCGGATTTCGTCAGCAGCGCGATGACGCTGAACGCACGGCGCTTCGACAAGGGCGGCGACAACTTCTACGACCAGATTTCGGCGCTGCACAAGTCGGTGCGCGGCTCGAGCCCGGACGGCGCGCTGTACTGGTTCTGCCGGATGCTCGACGGCGGCGCGGATCCGAAGTATCTCGCGCGGCGCATCGTGCGGATGGCATGGGAAGACATCGGCCTGGCCGATCCGCGTGCGTTGCAGGTGGCGAACGACGCCGCCGAAACCTACGAGCGGCTCGGCTCGCCGGAAGGCGAGCTCGCGCTCGGGCAGGCCGTGATCTATCTCGCGTGCGCGGCGAAGAGCAACGCCGGCTACAACGCGTTCAACCAGGCGATGGCGTTCGTGAAGCAGGACAAGTCGCGCGAGGTGCCCGTGCACCTGCGCAACGCGCCGACCAAGCTGATGAAGGAGCTCGGCTACGGTCACGCTTATCGCTACGCGCACGACGAGCCGAACGCGTACGCGGCCGGCGAGACGTACCTGCCGGACGGGATGCGCGAGCCGCGCTGGTATCAGCCGGTGCCGCGCGGGCTCGAATCGAAGATCGCCGACAAGCTTGCATGGCTGCGCGAGCTCGATCGCGAGGCCGGCAAGAAGGACTGACGGCGCCGCGCGGGCCGCTCCGGCCTGCGCCGCCGCGGAGGCGTCAGCGCTTGTTGCGGCCCGGCGGCTGTTTCTTCCAGTATTCGAACGGCTCTTCGTGGCATTCGATGTCGAGTTCGGCGACCCGCGCATGCAGGCGTTCCTGCGCGTCGGCGATCGCGAGGTTGTAGATCGCCGGCGCGATTTCCTGGACGAAGAAATGCAGCAGCGCGCCGGCCTGGATGTTGCCGATCGGCTCGTCCATGTTTTCTGTGAAATAACGTTGCAGCGACGCGATCGCGCGGTCGCGTAGATCCTTGTCGAGTTCGATGGTCATCGGATTCCTTGGGGCTGTGACGCGGAGCCGGCGCTTCGCCTGATTCGGTTGCCATGCGCCGGCGCGGGCGTGTCGCGATCCGTCATCGCGAGGCGCGCGGCCATTCGCCGGCCACCGGTGCGGCCGACCGCCAATGCGATACTGCCATGGCCGCCCATTTGCGGCATCGTCCGTCCGGCCAATGCCGTGGCGGCCGCGGGGTGCGTTAGAATTCCCGTCTTACACAACGATTTTTCCAAGTCCTCCCATGCTCGACATCCAGTTGCTGCGCAAAGACCTCGACGGCGTCGCCAAGCGCCTCGCCGATCGCGGCTACACCCTCGACGTCGCCGCGTTCTCTGCCCTCGAGGCGGAACGCCGCGCGATCCAGACCCACACCGAAGAGCTTCAGGCGCGCCGCAACAGCCTGTCGAAGCAGATCGGCGCGATGAAGGGGAAGGGCGAGGACACGTCGGCCGTGATGGCCGAGGTCGGCGGGATCGGCGACGACATGAAGGCGTCGGAAGCCAAGCTCGGCGAGATCCAGGCGCGCCTGTCCGACCTGATGCTCGGCATGCCGAACGTCGCGCACGAAAGCGTGCCGGTCGGCAAGGACGAAGCCGACAACGTCGAGGTGCGCCGCTGGGGTACGCCGCGCCAGTTCGACTTCGAGGTGAAGGATCACGTCGACGTCGGCACGCCGCTCGGTCTCGATTTCGAGACCGGCGCGAAGCTCGCCGGCGCGCGCTTCACGATGCTGCGCGGCCCGATCGCGCGCCTGCACCGCGCGCTCGCGCAGTTCATGATCGACACGCACACGCAGCAGCACGGCTATACCGAAACGTATACGCCGTACATCGTGAATCCCGAGATCCTGTACGGCACGGGCCAGTTGCCGAAGTTCGCGGACGACATGTTCCGCGTCGAGAAGGGCGGCGCGGAAAACACGGTCACGCAATACCTGATCTCCACGTCCGAGATTTCGCTGACGAACACCGTGCGCGAGTCGATCGTCGACGCATCCGCGCTGCCGATCAAGCTCACCGCGCATTCCCCGTGCTTCCGCTCGGAAGCCGGTTCGTACGGCCGCGACACGCGCGGGATGATCCGTCAGCACCAGTTCGACAAGGTCGAGATGGTGCAGGTCGTCGCGCCGGAAACGTCGTACGCGGCGCTCGACGAGATGGTCGGCCACGCGGAGGCGATCCTGCAGAAGCTCGGCCTGCCGTACCGCGTGATCACGCTGTGCACGGGCGACATGGGCTTTTCGGCCGCGAAGACGTTCGACCTCGAGGTGTGGCTGCCCGCGCAGAACACCTATCGCGAGATCTCGAGCTGCTCGAATACCGAGGCGTTCCAGGCGCGCCGGATGCAGGCGCGGTTCCGCAACGCGCAAGGCAAGCCGGAGCTCGTGCACACGCTGAACGGTTCGGGCCTGGCGGTCGGCCGCACGCTCGTCGCGGTGCTGGAGAACTACCAGAACGCGGACGGCTCGGTCACGGTGCCGGAAGTGCTGCGTCCGTACATGGGCGGCATGGAGCGCATCGACGCGCCGGCACAGGCGTCGTAACGCGGGCCTTCCGAAGCCCCGCAAAAAAATTTGCAGAGGGGGCTTGTCAGCCAAGAAAAGATCGTTTTATAATCTTTTCTTTCGCGGAAACGACCAACCGCGAAATGCAGTAAGGAAGGAGAGGTGGCAGAGTGGTCGAATGTACCTGACTCGAAATCAGGCGTACGGTTTCCCCGTACCGTGGGTTCGAATCCCACCCTCTCCGCCAAAATACGAAGCCCCTTGATCCGGAAGGATCAAGGGGTTTTTCGTTTTGGTCTCCGGTGCAATGTGTAGCTCGTCATCGTGCGCCGCTGGATGACGCCGCGGGACAGTCGTGCCACTGCACCGTACGCGCCGTTCGACCTGACCGGTCCGCGCGGTACCCGGCCTTCACCGCTTTCCTCAGCTTTAAACCTTCGATGTCCGCGCCGTTAACACGGTACCGCGGCCGGCACCCATGCCGCCCGCCATCGTTCCACGTCGACTCAAGGTTCCATGAAGCTGAGCTACAAGATTCCTCTCGCATTTGCCGTCGCGCTGTCACTGATGTTCTGTGGCGCGCTATATGGCATCCACATCCTCAACCGGTCGATCGATACGTTTGCCGAAGACGTGCAGACGAACGTCGGCAACGAACGGCTCGTGTCGGCCTCGCTCGTGCAATTCAAGCTGCAGGTGCAGGAATGGAAGGACACGCTGTTGCGCGGCAAGCAGCCCGAGAAGCTCGAGCGCTACTGGCAGGCATTCCAGACGCGCGAACGCGCGGTCGATTCGCTCGCCGCGCAGCTCGTCCGGCGGTTGCCGGCCGGCGAGAGCCGCTCGCTCGTCGAGCAGTTCATGCGCGAGCACGCGACGATGGGTGACGGCTACCGGCGTGGCTTCGACGCGTTCAAGGCCGCCGGTTTCGACCCGTCGGCCGGCGACGCCGCCGTCGCGGGCGTCGACCGCGAGCCCGCTGCGCTGCTTGAGCGGGCGGCACGGACGATCGCCGCGGAGAGTGCCGCCGTGTCGGCGAAGGCGAGCCGTGACGCGCAGCGGGCGACCGCCGTGAGCCTCGTGCTGATGCTGATTGTGCTCGGCGTCGCGATGGTCGGGGCGTTCCTGTTCAGTCGCGCGATCCTGCGCCCGCTCGATCGCGCAGTGGCGTGTGCCCAGGCCGTCGCCGGCGGCGACCTGACCCGCGACGTCGACGCGAGCGGCCGAGACGAGATCGCCCATCTGCTGCGGGCATTGCAGACGATGCAGACCAGCCTGTCTCGCGTCGTGCTCGAAGTGCGCACGCATGCCGAGGCCGTCGCAACCGCGAGCGCGCAGATCGCCTCCGGCAATCACGACCTGTCGT encodes the following:
- a CDS encoding methyl-accepting chemotaxis protein, whose amino-acid sequence is MKLSYKIPLAFAVALSLMFCGALYGIHILNRSIDTFAEDVQTNVGNERLVSASLVQFKLQVQEWKDTLLRGKQPEKLERYWQAFQTRERAVDSLAAQLVRRLPAGESRSLVEQFMREHATMGDGYRRGFDAFKAAGFDPSAGDAAVAGVDREPAALLERAARTIAAESAAVSAKASRDAQRATAVSLVLMLIVLGVAMVGAFLFSRAILRPLDRAVACAQAVAGGDLTRDVDASGRDEIAHLLRALQTMQTSLSRVVLEVRTHAEAVATASAQIASGNHDLSSRTESQAASLEETAASMAQLTGIVRQSAEHAQHAAQLAHDASNIASTGGGVMTDAVHTMNGIADSATKVGEIIAVIDGIAFQTNILALNAAVEAARAGEQGRGFAVVAAEVRTLAQRSASAAKEIKGLIEQSTRRVDEGAVLIGRAGESIHEIVDAVQRVTTIVGEISSASQEQSGGIDQVNVAVTQMDEATQRNAALVEQAAAATHALAEQASALRHAVAVFRLPEMA
- the serS gene encoding serine--tRNA ligase — its product is MLDIQLLRKDLDGVAKRLADRGYTLDVAAFSALEAERRAIQTHTEELQARRNSLSKQIGAMKGKGEDTSAVMAEVGGIGDDMKASEAKLGEIQARLSDLMLGMPNVAHESVPVGKDEADNVEVRRWGTPRQFDFEVKDHVDVGTPLGLDFETGAKLAGARFTMLRGPIARLHRALAQFMIDTHTQQHGYTETYTPYIVNPEILYGTGQLPKFADDMFRVEKGGAENTVTQYLISTSEISLTNTVRESIVDASALPIKLTAHSPCFRSEAGSYGRDTRGMIRQHQFDKVEMVQVVAPETSYAALDEMVGHAEAILQKLGLPYRVITLCTGDMGFSAAKTFDLEVWLPAQNTYREISSCSNTEAFQARRMQARFRNAQGKPELVHTLNGSGLAVGRTLVAVLENYQNADGSVTVPEVLRPYMGGMERIDAPAQAS